Proteins encoded together in one Desulfosporosinus meridiei DSM 13257 window:
- the nifU gene encoding Fe-S cluster assembly scaffold protein NifU, protein MYTEKVMDHFTNPRNVGELENADGVGEVGNAKCGDIMRIYLDIEGDIIKDVKFKTFGCGAAVATSSMVTEMVKGKTIDEAMEISNKAVAEALGGLPESKMHCSNLAADALHKAIENYRDNHQKKE, encoded by the coding sequence ATGTATACAGAAAAAGTAATGGATCATTTTACAAATCCCAGGAATGTAGGGGAGTTAGAAAATGCAGACGGTGTGGGGGAAGTAGGGAACGCCAAGTGCGGGGACATTATGCGTATATATTTAGATATCGAAGGGGACATTATTAAAGACGTAAAATTTAAAACCTTTGGCTGTGGAGCTGCAGTTGCAACCAGCAGCATGGTGACTGAAATGGTTAAGGGAAAAACCATTGATGAAGCAATGGAAATCTCCAATAAAGCTGTAGCTGAAGCGCTGGGGGGACTTCCCGAGTCGAAAATGCATTGCTCTAATTTGGCTGCGGATGCCCTGCATAAAGCTATCGAAAATTATCGCGATAATCATCAAAAAAAGGAATAG
- the mnmA gene encoding tRNA 2-thiouridine(34) synthase MnmA, whose protein sequence is MTLAAKPKVVVGMSGGVDSSMAAALLKEEGYDVIGVTLQIWDPTGPEVEGGCCSNSAIDDARRVAFILGIPHYVMNFRSYFKETVVDYFTQSYFYGETPNPCLACNRHVKFGEMLRKARGLGAEFIATGHYAQVLRDPNSERFLLSRSADQRKDQTYALYMLTQEQLKHTLFPLADYKKEHIREMARERGLGVGDKPESQEICFIPDDDYASFLKERSEIPIKPGDFVDLAGKKLGRHEGIIHFTVGQRKGLGVTFGKPMFVVGLNPERNEVVLGEDKDVFTDTLWAEDLNWISIPELTEPIKVHAKIRYNSSGAPATIIPGEIGSGYGVMVQFDEPQRAVTPGQAVVFYQGNLVVGGGKIISDPRGRDRGSKSVVRD, encoded by the coding sequence ATGACTCTGGCTGCAAAACCTAAAGTTGTTGTGGGTATGAGTGGCGGTGTGGATAGTTCCATGGCCGCCGCTTTGCTCAAAGAAGAAGGCTATGACGTGATTGGGGTTACTTTACAGATCTGGGATCCAACAGGTCCAGAAGTCGAAGGGGGTTGTTGCTCTAACTCGGCTATCGATGATGCCAGAAGAGTTGCTTTTATACTTGGAATTCCCCATTACGTCATGAACTTTCGTTCTTATTTTAAGGAGACTGTGGTAGATTATTTCACCCAGTCTTATTTCTATGGAGAAACCCCAAATCCTTGCTTGGCCTGTAATAGGCATGTTAAATTTGGAGAGATGCTGCGAAAAGCTCGTGGATTAGGAGCTGAGTTTATCGCAACCGGTCATTATGCCCAGGTGCTTAGGGATCCGAACAGTGAACGCTTTCTTTTAAGCAGAAGCGCAGATCAACGCAAGGATCAGACCTATGCTCTGTACATGTTGACCCAAGAACAGCTTAAACATACCTTATTCCCTCTAGCGGATTACAAAAAGGAGCATATTAGGGAAATGGCCAGAGAACGTGGCCTTGGTGTGGGAGATAAACCTGAAAGCCAAGAGATCTGTTTTATCCCTGACGATGATTATGCTTCTTTTCTAAAGGAACGCTCGGAAATTCCTATTAAGCCCGGTGATTTTGTTGATCTGGCAGGAAAAAAGCTGGGTCGGCACGAAGGTATAATCCATTTCACCGTTGGACAGAGAAAAGGTCTAGGAGTTACCTTTGGTAAGCCAATGTTTGTCGTCGGACTAAATCCTGAGCGTAATGAGGTGGTCTTAGGTGAAGATAAGGATGTCTTCACAGATACCCTTTGGGCCGAGGATCTTAATTGGATATCTATACCTGAGTTAACCGAACCTATAAAAGTCCATGCTAAAATTCGTTATAACTCATCTGGTGCGCCGGCTACAATTATTCCGGGAGAAATCGGATCAGGGTATGGAGTAATGGTTCAATTCGATGAACCTCAGCGTGCAGTGACTCCGGGGCAGGCAGTGGTCTTTTATCAAGGAAACTTAGTGGTTGGCGGGGGGAAGATTATCTCTGATCCTCGGGGCCGAGATCGAGGTTCGAAGTCCGTGGTTCGTGATTAG
- a CDS encoding PRC-barrel domain-containing protein, translated as MRRSREIVGLPVLDLKSGNSIGWVHDLVLDNDRDEVVGVLLEGGHFFHSAKGIPRKAIVTVGKDALTVNEKTIEELKGTRWSDKVGNEVYTQGGDARGTIEDVFLDDSIEKMVGFEISDGLFSDLLHGRGTILKPHVMIDGKDILIVDNQVSPLDQANEGGMRS; from the coding sequence ATGAGACGCTCTCGTGAGATTGTCGGATTACCAGTCTTGGATTTAAAGAGTGGAAATTCTATAGGTTGGGTACATGATCTGGTTCTTGACAATGATAGAGATGAGGTAGTCGGAGTTCTCCTGGAAGGTGGGCACTTTTTCCACTCTGCGAAAGGTATTCCTCGGAAGGCTATTGTGACTGTTGGCAAGGACGCCCTTACTGTTAATGAAAAGACTATAGAAGAACTTAAGGGGACACGGTGGTCTGACAAAGTAGGTAATGAAGTCTATACTCAAGGTGGAGACGCAAGAGGTACAATTGAAGATGTTTTTCTTGATGATTCCATAGAAAAAATGGTTGGATTCGAGATTTCCGACGGTCTTTTCTCTGACCTGCTTCATGGGCGGGGAACGATTCTGAAGCCGCATGTTATGATCGATGGAAAAGATATCTTAATTGTTGATAACCAAGTATCCCCCTTGGATCAAGCAAATGAAGGGGGAATGCGATCATGA
- a CDS encoding AI-2E family transporter — MKSKNYKWIFVGICSLLGMLILFRVRAILGPFFLAFVLAYLLNPLVNALEGYKISRNKAIALVFILIITCCATAIFLVIPIIYNELSKLVVILPQTIQSVTDTIEEFRNQFKATGLPSRVALVLDEHLVEGESILADRLNLFLDNLPKALSSVTLYMLSPVIAIYFLADWKDLREGFFRIIPQRWRMEWRRLWQDINHVVRQYLRGDLFVAIIVGTLIGIGVRLVGMDYALLIGLICGVFDLIPYFGPAIGAVPAVLLALTHSPVMALKVGLIIFFVQQLEGNVISPKLMGDSVGLHPLWIVFALLAFGEIAGFWGLFLAVPLAAVIRVVFKHIYFRLVSTKV, encoded by the coding sequence ATGAAATCTAAGAATTATAAGTGGATTTTCGTAGGAATATGTTCCCTGCTGGGGATGTTGATTCTTTTCAGGGTAAGAGCAATTCTCGGTCCGTTTTTCTTGGCTTTTGTGCTTGCTTATTTGTTAAATCCATTAGTGAATGCTCTTGAGGGTTATAAAATAAGCCGAAATAAAGCCATTGCCCTTGTTTTTATCTTAATCATTACTTGCTGTGCTACGGCTATTTTTTTGGTGATTCCTATAATATATAATGAACTGAGTAAATTAGTAGTAATCTTGCCTCAGACGATTCAGTCAGTTACGGATACTATAGAGGAATTTAGAAACCAATTCAAGGCCACAGGTTTACCTAGTCGGGTTGCCCTCGTCTTAGATGAACATTTGGTTGAAGGGGAGAGTATTCTTGCTGACCGACTTAATCTTTTTTTAGATAATTTGCCCAAAGCACTATCCTCAGTGACTCTTTACATGCTATCACCGGTGATTGCCATCTATTTTTTGGCTGACTGGAAGGACTTAAGAGAAGGGTTTTTCCGGATTATCCCCCAACGCTGGAGGATGGAATGGAGACGGTTATGGCAAGATATTAACCATGTTGTCAGGCAGTATTTAAGAGGAGATCTATTTGTCGCCATAATCGTGGGGACTCTTATAGGCATAGGTGTAAGGTTGGTTGGAATGGATTATGCCCTCTTAATCGGACTTATCTGTGGAGTTTTTGACCTCATTCCTTATTTTGGGCCGGCTATTGGAGCGGTTCCTGCGGTACTATTGGCCTTAACCCATTCCCCGGTTATGGCTTTAAAGGTAGGTTTGATTATTTTCTTTGTCCAGCAACTGGAGGGAAATGTAATATCACCAAAGCTTATGGGTGACAGTGTCGGTCTTCATCCTCTCTGGATTGTATTTGCCCTCTTAGCTTTTGGAGAGATTGCCGGTTTTTGGGGCTTGTTTTTAGCGGTTCCTTTGGCTGCGGTTATTCGAGTTGTTTTTAAACATATTTATTTTCGGCTGGTGTCAACAAAAGTTTAA
- the alaS gene encoding alanine--tRNA ligase — translation MYSGNELRDMFLKYFEAKGHTILPSASLIPKDDPTLLLTVAGMVPFKPYFQRQVEPPIPRATTAQKCVRTPDLEEVGKTARHHTYFEMLGNFSFGDYFKKEAIPWAWEYITTVLKLPVEKLWITIYPEDIEAREIWEKAGVKSDRIVGDPENFWAAGPTGPCGPCSEIYVDLGVARGCGKPGCAIGCDCDRFLEIWNLVFMQYNRDEAGVLTPLPKQNIDTGMGLERIASVMQGVETNFDTDLFRPIIDHVAALAGVKYKENAKNDLALKVVSDHVRAVSFMLSDGIRPNNEGRGYVLRRILRRAVRFAKLLGIDKPFLESAFRIIQRDYAHAYPELKENENFILSHLNLEEKNFQATLEQGTQLLQEKVRGLVEKGENVLSGTDAFYLYETYGFPVELTEEMLVEQGLSVDMVTFETAAEEHRLRAKEQSQQMRAVVESTEVVEKAKSLGATPFVGYDKVALSTRIEGLFVSGKEVQDAGEGEEVLVFLTETPFYAESGGQVSDVGLIRTPRAEARVLDVKKGVTGTLYHRVEVKTGVFHVGEPVEVEIDNTDRLATTRHHSATHLLQSALRSVLGEHVQQAGSLVSPERLRFDFTHFSPLTPDSLRAVEGLINEAVLKNMPVKATEMSLKEAKESGATALFGEKYGESVRVVGMGSFSKELCGGTHVSNTGEIGLVKILSEGGIGAGLRRIEAVAGLEALAYLRSLDEQVSEVSQSLKAQPLEIGKRVNTLMTQMKELEREISQLQAKLAKNEVDGLLNKATEIDGITVIAAQVHAPDMEGLRQMADLLRDKMKSGVIVLGAASEGKVNFVTTVSPTGLSGLHAGQIIKEVAKITGGGGGGKPDMAQAGGKDPSKLGEAIDKVPSLLRGFLNK, via the coding sequence TTGTATTCTGGTAATGAATTAAGGGACATGTTTCTTAAGTACTTCGAGGCAAAAGGACACACAATCTTACCTAGTGCATCACTTATTCCCAAAGATGATCCGACCTTGTTGTTAACAGTTGCAGGCATGGTTCCTTTTAAACCATATTTTCAACGCCAAGTTGAACCACCCATTCCAAGAGCAACGACTGCTCAGAAGTGCGTTCGTACTCCGGATCTCGAAGAAGTAGGTAAAACCGCTCGTCATCATACATACTTTGAAATGTTGGGCAATTTCTCCTTCGGCGATTACTTTAAAAAGGAAGCAATTCCTTGGGCCTGGGAGTATATAACCACGGTCTTAAAGCTTCCTGTCGAAAAACTATGGATCACAATATACCCTGAAGACATTGAGGCAAGAGAGATCTGGGAAAAAGCAGGTGTTAAATCTGATCGCATCGTAGGTGATCCGGAGAACTTTTGGGCAGCCGGGCCGACTGGTCCTTGTGGCCCTTGTTCGGAGATTTATGTCGATCTCGGTGTAGCCAGAGGGTGTGGCAAACCAGGTTGTGCTATAGGGTGTGATTGTGATCGTTTTCTGGAAATCTGGAATCTGGTCTTTATGCAGTATAACCGCGATGAGGCAGGGGTATTGACTCCTCTCCCTAAGCAAAATATTGATACCGGGATGGGCTTAGAGCGAATTGCTTCTGTGATGCAGGGTGTGGAAACAAATTTCGATACGGATTTATTCCGGCCGATTATCGATCATGTAGCTGCCTTGGCAGGGGTTAAATATAAAGAGAATGCTAAGAATGACTTAGCTCTTAAAGTTGTATCTGACCATGTCCGAGCGGTTTCCTTTATGCTTTCAGACGGCATACGTCCAAATAATGAAGGTAGAGGGTATGTTCTGCGTCGTATCTTACGTCGTGCTGTCCGCTTTGCTAAGCTCTTAGGAATTGATAAACCATTCCTGGAATCGGCCTTTAGAATTATTCAAAGAGACTATGCTCATGCTTATCCGGAACTTAAAGAGAATGAGAATTTCATTTTAAGCCACTTGAATTTAGAAGAAAAGAATTTCCAGGCAACCTTAGAGCAAGGCACTCAGTTATTACAGGAGAAGGTCAGAGGGCTTGTTGAAAAAGGGGAAAACGTATTATCCGGAACTGATGCTTTTTATTTATATGAAACATATGGCTTCCCTGTGGAATTAACCGAGGAAATGCTGGTAGAACAAGGTTTGTCTGTCGACATGGTAACTTTCGAAACTGCTGCTGAGGAACATCGCCTGCGGGCTAAAGAACAGTCGCAACAGATGCGTGCAGTAGTTGAGAGCACAGAGGTTGTAGAAAAGGCAAAATCTCTGGGGGCGACACCTTTTGTTGGCTATGATAAAGTAGCTTTATCTACACGAATAGAGGGCCTTTTTGTCAGCGGCAAGGAGGTACAGGATGCTGGTGAGGGCGAAGAAGTGCTGGTTTTCCTTACAGAGACTCCATTCTATGCCGAAAGCGGCGGTCAGGTCTCTGATGTAGGCCTAATTCGAACCCCCCGGGCGGAAGCACGTGTCCTCGACGTTAAAAAGGGCGTGACAGGAACTTTATATCATCGAGTCGAGGTTAAGACCGGGGTATTTCATGTTGGTGAACCTGTAGAAGTGGAAATTGATAACACGGACCGCTTAGCTACCACCAGACATCACAGTGCGACACACCTTCTGCAGTCGGCTCTGCGTTCAGTATTAGGAGAACACGTTCAGCAGGCGGGGTCATTAGTAAGCCCGGAACGCTTGCGGTTTGACTTCACCCACTTTTCTCCTCTGACGCCGGATAGCCTAAGGGCAGTTGAAGGGCTGATTAACGAAGCAGTTCTAAAGAATATGCCTGTTAAGGCGACGGAAATGTCCTTGAAAGAGGCTAAAGAAAGCGGTGCTACAGCACTTTTTGGAGAGAAATACGGAGAGAGTGTGCGAGTAGTGGGCATGGGATCCTTCAGCAAAGAACTGTGTGGGGGAACCCATGTAAGCAATACCGGGGAAATAGGACTTGTGAAAATCCTCAGCGAAGGTGGAATTGGAGCCGGCCTGCGCCGGATTGAGGCTGTTGCCGGCTTAGAAGCTTTGGCATATCTACGTTCTCTTGATGAGCAGGTAAGCGAAGTCTCTCAGTCTCTAAAAGCACAGCCCTTAGAGATTGGAAAAAGGGTTAACACTTTAATGACTCAAATGAAGGAGCTTGAACGAGAAATTAGTCAACTGCAAGCAAAGTTGGCTAAGAATGAAGTTGATGGGTTGTTAAATAAAGCGACTGAGATTGATGGAATTACCGTTATTGCAGCTCAAGTGCATGCTCCTGACATGGAAGGCCTTCGTCAAATGGCGGATTTATTACGCGATAAGATGAAATCGGGAGTTATCGTCTTAGGGGCTGCCAGTGAAGGAAAGGTAAACTTTGTAACGACTGTGAGCCCAACAGGTTTAAGTGGGCTCCATGCCGGACAGATTATAAAGGAAGTAGCAAAAATAACCGGCGGGGGCGGCGGCGGAAAGCCGGATATGGCTCAAGCCGGTGGTAAAGATCCTAGTAAATTAGGAGAAGCCATCGATAAAGTTCCAAGTCTTCTCCGAGGTTTTCTTAATAAATAG
- a CDS encoding IreB family regulatory phosphoprotein codes for MDRMEETMMFKAVVEEEISARDILQKVYAALQEKGYDPINQMVGYLMSGDPVYITSHNQARSMIRKLERFELIEELVRTYLQEK; via the coding sequence ATGGATCGAATGGAAGAAACCATGATGTTTAAGGCTGTGGTGGAAGAAGAGATTTCTGCCCGGGATATACTACAGAAGGTGTACGCTGCCTTACAGGAGAAAGGGTATGATCCAATTAATCAAATGGTTGGTTATCTCATGTCTGGCGACCCTGTGTATATTACCAGCCATAATCAGGCGAGATCAATGATTCGTAAACTTGAACGCTTTGAGCTGATCGAAGAACTGGTAAGAACCTATTTACAAGAAAAATAG
- a CDS encoding aldo/keto reductase: MRQVKLGLWGADVSEVCFGSLAVSPLQGRLTAEEGVSVLRYAFEQGINWIDTAEIYDNYEQIAAAIKHHPEVRIVSKSYSVTAEEMNISLEKARTALNRDTLDFFLLHEQESALTLKGHSGAWEELRRAKEKGIVRWIGISTHAIEGVRAGALLPGLDVIHPILNYQGLGIIDGTLSEMLDAIAFASDLGIGIYAMKIFGGGHLTRDPKKAIDFIKSIAGVQGIALGMSSQAEVDYNLLLIEGQEVPESLQKKVRHRERKLFIADWCQSCGLCVEACPQGALSIEETAVVNLEACVLCGYCGRACPHFCLKIV; encoded by the coding sequence ATGCGTCAAGTTAAGTTAGGGTTATGGGGAGCAGATGTCTCAGAGGTCTGTTTTGGAAGTTTAGCTGTATCTCCCTTACAAGGCCGTCTAACCGCAGAGGAGGGAGTTTCGGTTCTGCGGTATGCCTTTGAACAAGGGATTAATTGGATTGACACTGCGGAAATATATGATAACTATGAACAAATAGCTGCAGCTATTAAGCATCACCCTGAAGTCCGGATTGTTAGCAAATCTTATTCTGTTACGGCTGAGGAAATGAACATAAGTTTAGAGAAGGCACGAACTGCTCTTAATCGGGATACTCTTGATTTTTTCTTGCTTCATGAACAGGAAAGTGCCTTGACATTAAAAGGACACTCGGGGGCTTGGGAAGAACTCCGGCGAGCGAAGGAAAAAGGAATTGTACGTTGGATCGGCATTTCCACTCACGCAATTGAAGGGGTCCGGGCTGGTGCCTTATTGCCCGGTCTGGATGTAATTCACCCAATCTTAAATTATCAGGGTCTGGGAATTATTGATGGGACGTTGAGTGAAATGTTGGACGCCATTGCCTTTGCCTCAGATTTGGGCATTGGGATATATGCAATGAAGATTTTTGGCGGCGGGCATTTAACGAGGGATCCTAAAAAAGCCATCGACTTTATAAAAAGTATTGCAGGTGTTCAGGGAATTGCTTTAGGAATGTCCAGTCAGGCAGAAGTGGACTATAATTTGCTTTTAATAGAAGGGCAAGAAGTCCCTGAAAGTTTGCAAAAAAAGGTCAGACATAGAGAGCGAAAACTTTTTATTGCTGATTGGTGTCAAAGCTGCGGATTATGCGTTGAGGCCTGTCCTCAAGGCGCTTTGAGCATTGAAGAGACTGCAGTGGTTAACCTTGAAGCATGTGTGCTGTGTGGGTATTGCGGGAGGGCATGTCCGCATTTTTGCCTAAAAATTGTTTAG